GGGCGGCTGATCGACCACAGGAACGCCAGCCACATCGCCGCGAACAGCAATGGCGTGGCCCAGCGCAGCGTGGTCCGGTCGCGGGAGGGAATGGAGACGAACATGCCTGTACCGGGGAACGCGGCCTGTAACGATACCGGCTCCCTTCGGCTGAACGCACGCCTACTCCGCCCGAAACTGAACGGGGCCTATTGTTATTGTTCGGTTAACGCAGCGGGGTATACTGCATACGGCGTCGTATGTCGGGAGGGGAATCCGGCGCGCAGTCCTGGCTTGCTCAGCCGGGGATGCGCAGGCGCGAACACAGACATTTTCGTCTTCCGGAGAGTGACAAGCCATGCAAAACGCAACCCAGTTCGTCCGTTTCACCGCCCTGGCCGTCGGCATCGTCGGCGCCCTGACCATCGGTCAGGCGCACGGCGCCGCGTTCCAGCTCAAGGAAAACAGCGCCAAGGGCCTGGGCCGCGCCTTCGCTGGCTCCGGCAGCGCCCCGGGCGATGCCTCGATCATCGCCAACAACCCGGCCGGCATGCGCCAGCTCGACGGCAAGGTGTTCCAGGCCGACGTCAGCGCCATCCAGTTCTCCGCCAAGTACGACGGCACCGGCACCTATGCCACCCGCGCGCCGATCTCCGGCGGCGACGGCGGCGACGCCGGCATGATCGCGCCGGTCCCGGCGGCGTATTTCCACCTGCCGTTCGGCGAGAACAACAACATGCACTTCGGCACCTCGCTGACCGTGCCGTTCGGCTTCAAGACCGAATACGACCGCGACTGGGTCGGCCGCTACAACGGCGTCAAGACCGAGCTGCAGGCGATCGACCTCAACCTCGCCTTCTCCTACGACGTGAACCCGTACGTGTCGTTCGGCGCGTCGGTGTTCGCCGAGCGCCTGGACATCGAACTGTCCAACGCCATCGACCTGGGCAGCGTGCTGGCCGGGCGTCGCGTGCCGGGCTTCGCGCCGGGCAGCGCCGACGGCTTCTCGCGCATCAAGGGCGACAGCACCGAGGTCGGCTACACCCTGGGCGGCCTGTTCAGCATCGACGAGAACACCCACATCGGCTTCAGCTACCGTTCGAAGGTCGAGCACAAGATCACCGATGGCGATGCCGACTTCACCACCCCGGCCAACGCCGCCACCGTGCTGGGCATCGCCGCGCCGGGCACCTTCGTCGATACGAAGGGCCGCGCCACGGTGACCCTGCCGGCCAGCGCGACCGCCAGCTTCACCCACAACATCAACGAGCAGTGGACGGTGATGGCCGACGTCACCCGCACCGCCTGGGGCAAGTTCGACCAGGTGACGGTGGACTTCGCGTCCAACCAGCCCGACAGCGTGCTGAACTTCGCCTACAACGACACCACCTTCGTCTCGATCGGTGCCGACTACCGCATGAGCGACACGCTGACCCTGCGCGGCGGCCTGGCCTACGACGAAACCCCGACCAGCAACGAGCACCGCGACGTGCGCGTGCCCGACGCGAGCCGCAAGTGGGTCTCGCTGGGTCTGAGCTGGCGTCCGTCCGAGCAGGCCGAGTACAGCTTCGGCTATACCCACCTGTTCACCAGCGATCCGAGCATCAACTCGACCACCGCCACCGGCAACACCCTGGTCGGCAGCTACGACGTGAGCGGCAACGTGCTGGCGGCGTCGGTGAACTACAAGTTCTGATCCGGCCGGTACTGCAGTGAACCGCCGCGGCGCTGGCCGCGGCGAATAGAAAAGCCCCGCTTCGGCGGGGCTTTTTTTGTTCTGCGGTCCGAATCCCAGCGTGTGCGGCTGATTGCTGGAGAGCCTGGTCGGGGCCCTCGCGACACGGCCTGTCTGGCCTGGGGTCAATGCATTGGCATGGCGGAAGGACGTATGCGGATGCGGCAACGGACTGTCGATCCGTCGCCAGGCAGGCTGAGCTGTCGTGTAGGAGCGGCTTCAGCCGCGACAGGCATTACCGGTAATGCCTGTCGCGGCTGAAGCCGCTCCTGCAGAAATGCCGCAGGAACCTCGCGGACGATCAGTCGCCCAAGGTCAGCAGCGACGCGTTGCCGCCTGCCGCGGTGGTGTTGACGGTCACCACCTTCTCGGTCGCGAAGCGCAGCAGGTAGTGCGGGCCGCCGGCCTTGGGGCCGGTGCCGGACAGGCCCTGGCCGCCGAACGGCTGCACGCCGACCACCGCGCCGATCTGGTTGCGGTTGACGTAGACGTTGCCGACCTGCACCCGCGCGGCGATGCGCTCGATGGTCTCGTCGATGCGCGAATGCACGCCCAGGGTCAGGCCGTAGCCGGTGGCGTTGATCTGGTCGATCACCGCGTCGAGCTGGTCGGCCTTCCAGCGGATCACGTGCAGCACCGGCCCGAACACCTCGCGCTGCAGCTGCGCCAGCGATTGCAGTTCGTAGGCGCGCGGGGCGAAGAAGCTGCCGTGCGCGGTGCCCTCGTCGCTGGCGGCCACCGCGATCAGGCGCGCTTCGCGGTCCATGCGCGCGGCGTGGTCGGTGAGCAGTTGCAGCGCGTCGGCGTCGATCACCGGGCCGACGTCGGTGGACAGCAGGCCCGGGTCGCCGATCTTCAGTTCGGCCATCGCGCCGGCGAGCATGGTCATCACCTTGTCGGCGATGTCGTCCTGCACGAACAGCACGCGCGCGGCCGAGCAGCGCTGGCCGGCGGAGATGAAGGCGCTGGAGATCGCGTCCTTGACCACCGCCTCGGGCAGCGACGAGGAGTCGGCGATGAACGCGTTCTGGCCGCCGGTCTCGGCGATCAGCACGCCGATCGCGGCGTCGCGCGCGGCCATGGCGCGGTTGATCGCGCGCGCGGTGTCGGTGGAACCGGTGAAGGCGACGCCGGCCACGCGCGGGTCGCGGGTCAGCGCGGCGCCGACGGTGGCGCCGTCGCCGGGCAGGAACTGCACCGCCGCCTCCGGCACGCCGGCCTCGTGCAACAGCTTCACCGCGGCATGGCCGATCAGGTTGGTCTGCTCGGCCGGCTTGGCGATGACGCTGTTGCCGGCGGCCAGCGCCGCGGCGACCTGGCCGAGGAAGATCGCCAGCGGGAAGTTCCACGGGCTGATGCACACGAACACGCCGCGGCCGTGCAGCTGCAGTTCGTTGGATTCGCCGGTCGGCCCGGGCAGGCGCTCGGGCGCGCCGAACTGGGCGCGCGCCTGGCCGGCGTAGTAGCGCAGGAAATCCACCGCCTCGCGCACTTCGGCCACGCCGTCGGGCAGGGTCTTGCCGGCTTCCTTGACGCACAGCGCGATGAACTCGGGCATGCGCGCTTCCAGCAGGTCGGCGGCGTGCTCAAGGATGGTGGCGCGGCTGGCGGCCGGAGTGCGGTTCCAGCCGGGCTGCGCGGCCACCGCGTTGGCCAGCGCCTTCTCCACGGTGGCGGCGTCGGCCGGCTGCCAGCGGCCCACGGTCTGGCGGCGGTCGGCGGGGTTGGTCACCGGCAGCGGCTCGCTGGCGATCACCGCGCCGGGCACCAGCGGCGCGGCCTGCCAGGGCTTGATCGCGGCGTTGAGCTGGTCGGCCAGCGCGCGCAGGTCGTTGTCGTTGGCGAGGTTGGCGCCCATGGAATTCTTCCTGTTGTGGTTCTGGCTGCGCAGCAGGTCGGCCGGCAGCGGGATCTTCGGGTGCGGGATGGAGGCGAACGCCGACACGGCCTCGACCGGATCGCGGATCAGGTCCTCGATCGCCACGTCCTCGTCGGTGATGCGGTTGACGAAGCTGGAGTTGGCGCCGTTCTCGAGCAGGCGCCGCACCAGGTACGGCAGCAGGTCCTCGTGCGAGCCGACCGGCGCGTACACGCGGCACGGCACGCCCAGGCGGTCGGCCGGGATCACCTCGGCGTACAGGTCGTCGCCCATGCCGTGCAGCTTCTGGTGCTCGTAGTCCTTGCCGCCGGCGATGGCGCGCACCGCGGCGATGGTCTGCGCGTTGTGGGTGGCGAACATCGGGTACAGCGCGTCGCTGTGCGCGAACATGCGCCTGGCGCAGGCCAGATAGGACACGTCGGTGTTCTGCTTGCGGGTGAACACCGGGTAGCCCGGGTGGCCCTCGACCTGCGCGCGCTTGATCTCCGCGTCCCAGTACGCGCCCTTGACCAGGCGTACCGGGATGCGGCGGCCGACGCGGCGCGCCAGGTCGGCGAGGAAGTCGATCGTGTACGGGGTGCGCTTCTGGTACGCCTGCACCGCCAGGCCGTAGCCTTCCCAGCCGTCCAGCGACGGATCGGAGAAGGTGGCCTCGATGATGTCCAGCGACAGCTCCAGGCGGTCGGCCTCCTCGGCGTCCACCGTGTAGCCGATGCCGTAGGACCGGGCCAGCTGCGCCAGCTCCAGCACGCCGGGCACCAGCTCGGCCATCACCCGCGCGCGCTTGGCGTGCTCGTAGCGCGGATACAGCGCCGACAGCTTGATCGAGATGCTGGGCGCGGCGAACACGTCGCTGCCCTTGTACGACCCGTTCGGGCCGCTGCGGCCGATCGCGTGGATCGCCTGGCGGTAGGCGTCGAGGTAGCGCTGCGCGTCCTTCATGGTCAGCGCGCCTTCGCCGAGCATGTCGAACGAATAGCGGTAGTGCGCGTTGTCGCCCTTCTTCGAGCGCGACAGCGCCTCGCCGATGGTGCGGCCCATCACGAACTGGTGGCCCAT
The Xanthomonas sp. AM6 DNA segment above includes these coding regions:
- a CDS encoding outer membrane protein transport protein, whose amino-acid sequence is MQNATQFVRFTALAVGIVGALTIGQAHGAAFQLKENSAKGLGRAFAGSGSAPGDASIIANNPAGMRQLDGKVFQADVSAIQFSAKYDGTGTYATRAPISGGDGGDAGMIAPVPAAYFHLPFGENNNMHFGTSLTVPFGFKTEYDRDWVGRYNGVKTELQAIDLNLAFSYDVNPYVSFGASVFAERLDIELSNAIDLGSVLAGRRVPGFAPGSADGFSRIKGDSTEVGYTLGGLFSIDENTHIGFSYRSKVEHKITDGDADFTTPANAATVLGIAAPGTFVDTKGRATVTLPASATASFTHNINEQWTVMADVTRTAWGKFDQVTVDFASNQPDSVLNFAYNDTTFVSIGADYRMSDTLTLRGGLAYDETPTSNEHRDVRVPDASRKWVSLGLSWRPSEQAEYSFGYTHLFTSDPSINSTTATGNTLVGSYDVSGNVLAASVNYKF
- the putA gene encoding bifunctional proline dehydrogenase/L-glutamate gamma-semialdehyde dehydrogenase PutA, encoding MNALSGAGLSPAMPSASPSPLLAPELPPAPQALRAAITVAWLKDEAEHVRELLEQARLPAADQAKVQALAADLVTRVRARAQDQGAIEAFMRQYDLGSEEGVLLMCVAEALLRIPDQETADKLIRDKLGDADWKKHMGESDSVLVNASTWGLMLTGKLVQINDLTRADVAGAFKRLIGRVGEPVIRLAVRQAMKIMGHQFVMGRTIGEALSRSKKGDNAHYRYSFDMLGEGALTMKDAQRYLDAYRQAIHAIGRSGPNGSYKGSDVFAAPSISIKLSALYPRYEHAKRARVMAELVPGVLELAQLARSYGIGYTVDAEEADRLELSLDIIEATFSDPSLDGWEGYGLAVQAYQKRTPYTIDFLADLARRVGRRIPVRLVKGAYWDAEIKRAQVEGHPGYPVFTRKQNTDVSYLACARRMFAHSDALYPMFATHNAQTIAAVRAIAGGKDYEHQKLHGMGDDLYAEVIPADRLGVPCRVYAPVGSHEDLLPYLVRRLLENGANSSFVNRITDEDVAIEDLIRDPVEAVSAFASIPHPKIPLPADLLRSQNHNRKNSMGANLANDNDLRALADQLNAAIKPWQAAPLVPGAVIASEPLPVTNPADRRQTVGRWQPADAATVEKALANAVAAQPGWNRTPAASRATILEHAADLLEARMPEFIALCVKEAGKTLPDGVAEVREAVDFLRYYAGQARAQFGAPERLPGPTGESNELQLHGRGVFVCISPWNFPLAIFLGQVAAALAAGNSVIAKPAEQTNLIGHAAVKLLHEAGVPEAAVQFLPGDGATVGAALTRDPRVAGVAFTGSTDTARAINRAMAARDAAIGVLIAETGGQNAFIADSSSLPEAVVKDAISSAFISAGQRCSAARVLFVQDDIADKVMTMLAGAMAELKIGDPGLLSTDVGPVIDADALQLLTDHAARMDREARLIAVAASDEGTAHGSFFAPRAYELQSLAQLQREVFGPVLHVIRWKADQLDAVIDQINATGYGLTLGVHSRIDETIERIAARVQVGNVYVNRNQIGAVVGVQPFGGQGLSGTGPKAGGPHYLLRFATEKVVTVNTTAAGGNASLLTLGD